The Fusobacterium polymorphum genome segment TTACTAAAAAAGTTCCTTCTGTCTTTATGTGGTTAGGAACTGAAAGTGATTTTAATAAAGGAAAATGTACTCTACATAGTCCTGAATTTATAGCGGATGAAACTTCATTAAAAATAGGAATAAAAACTTTTTGTAAATTAGTTTTTGATAGATTAAATTAATTTTTAATAAAATTTTTAATTAAGGAGTGATATGTATGACTAGTAAAATTTTTATGGATTTATTAAATTCTTTAGGATTATTAGGCTTATTTCTAATTTTAGGAACTTTTTTAAGAGCTAAAATAAAATTTTTCCAGACTACTTTTATTCCTGCATCAGTAATAGGTGGCTTTTTACTTCTTATATTAGGTCCTATTTGTTTTAATATAATAAAAATTCCAGAAGAATGGTTAAAAATATTTTCTTTAACACCAGGAGTTTTGATTGTTCCAATAGTTGCTTCTGTTCCTCTTGGATTAAAAAGTTCATCTGAAAAAAAATCTATGAAAAATATTTTACCTTTAGCTTTTATTGGAATTGCTATTGCTATGTTACAATTTGGATTTGGTTTTTCTGCACAATATATTTTCCCAAACTATGATTTCTATAAAACTTTTGGTTGGGAATTAGGAATTGGATTTGTTGGTGGACATGGAACAGCTGGTTTATTAGGAAATATGTTACAAAGTGCCAATTTAGATTTTTGGGAAATAGCACAAGGTGTAGCAACTACCACTGCGACTTTTGGTTTGGTAGGAGGAATTTTAATTGGTATGCTTTTAATCAATATTGCTTCAAGAAAAAATTTTACAGCTATTCTTAAAAAACCAGGAGATATTCCTGAAAGTTTTAAAATAGGTTTTGTAAAGGATATTGAAAATCAACCTAAACTTGGAAGAGAAACTACTTTAACATCATCAGTTGATACTTTAGCATTCCATGCTGCAATTATTTTTGGAGTTTGCTTAATTTCATCACAGTTACAAAATTTGATAAAAGAATATAAGATTCCAATATTAGATAAAATTTCTATTTGGGCTTATGCTATGATTATAATGTTTATAGTGTGGAAATTATTTAATAAATTTAAAATAGATTTCTTAATTGATAGTAATACAAAATCAAGAATATCTGGAAGTCTTACAGAATTTGCAGTTACAGCTGCTATTGCTAGTTTACCTATAAAAGCTGTATTTTCTTATCTAGTTCCAATTTTATTTATAGTTGTTGTTGGTTTCATTGTTACAACTTTATTCTTATTTTATATGTGTAAGTTCTTTATAAAAGACTATTGGTTTGAACATATGATTGCTACTTTTGGTATGGCTACTGGTGTATTTTTAACTGGAATACTTCTATTAAGAATATGTGATCCTGATTTTAAAAGTCCTGTTTTAGCGAATTATTCTCTTTCATACACTATTACAAGTGTAGTCTATTTTGTATTTTTAAATGTAATCTTGACTCTTCTATTAACAAAAGGACTTTTCTTTGGAATGAGTTTTACATTTATTGTAGGAATTTTATTTACTATTGCTGCTATAATTTCTAGTAAAATTTTATTAAAGGATAAATAAATATAAATGAGAATATTATTATAAAAATAATGAGGTATAAAATTTATGAGTAACTTAGACTTTACATTAATTTGTATTGTAAAATTTTTTAGTAAAAAAAGAAGAACTCCACCTAACTTAACTAGTGGTAAATATTATCCTCATCTTGTTATAAAAGGTGATACTGAATATTTAGGGGTATGTTTTATAGATGGAGAAGAGGTTATATTTGATAAAGAAATAATAGCTTCTGCTCTACCTCTATATGAAGGTGTAGATTATTCTGGTCTAACAAAAGGAACTGAATTTATGATAATGGAAGGTGGAAATAAAGTTGGAAAAGGAGTTATTGATGAAATTTTCCAACATATTCCAGCTAAAGAGCTTAAAAAATAAGAATAGGACTGTTGCAAATTTATGAATGAAATAAAAAATAGTTCATTATATAGATTAATTTGCAACAGTCCCTTATTTTTTAGAATATAGAAAACCTCATAGTTTCTATAAAATTTTATTGACCAAAAGAGTTTTCACAATTGAAATGGCAAACTATATTTTATTTTTCTGCTTTTAAAGCATGATTTTGAGCGATAATATCTAAAAATACAAGTGGTTCATCTTTTTCATTACGAAGTCCATGATATTGATTTGGTCTTGCAATAGTTACATCTCCAGCTTTAACAACTGTTTCTCTTCCAGAACCATCTGTAAAGATTCCTTCTCCAGAAACAATAATGTAAGTATCTTCATTATTTTTATGAGGGTGTACTCCAATAGATTCTCCTTTGTTTAGTGTCATCCAACCTATTTCTTTGATAGCATCTTCTTCAGTAGCCATATCTCTAGTAAAGGCAAATTTCCCATGTAAAGTTCCGTTTCCTCCTGCTACTTTTTCTTTGTCCAATGTTATCAATTCTTCCTTTTTATATACTTGTTTTAAAAGATTTGGATTTTTTTCTTTTGTACTTGCTACTCCACTCATACAAATTCCTATAAACAATGTAAACAATAGTATTTTTTTCATAAAATTCCTCCTTAAATAGTTTTTATTTCTTTTTGTAAAAATTTCAATTGTGAGAAATTCTTGATTAAATATTGAAATATCATAGTATTTTTAGGCTTTTTTATCTTTTTTAGAATTCTATTTCTTTATATTGATATTATAAAAAGATATTGATTTCTTGTCAATAGAAGGAGTTTTCATCTACTTTTAGAGTTATATTCTTACTTATAAAAAAGGATTTAAAGTTTTTTAACCTTAAATCCTTAATAAATTTATTTTTTATATAACTTTTTCATCACTAACCATTAAACTTGCAACACCATTTAAGTCTAATCCAGCAAAAATTTCTTCCTCATTTTTAGCATTTTTTAACTTATAATATGCTGCCTCTGCTATCATAGCTGCATTATCTGTACATAGTTTCATACTTGGGTATATAACTTTAATTCCTTTTTCAGCTGCTTTTTCTGCAAGTTGACTTCTTAAAAGTGAATTAGCTGCAACACCACCTGCAAGCATAATAGTTTTTACATTTTTTTCAACTGCAGCATCTAAAGTTTTATCACATAAAATATCTACAACAGTCCCTAAAAAAGAAGCTGCTAAATCTTCTTTTTTATATTCTTGATTTTTCATTTTCATATTATTATCAAAATTTATAATAGCTGTTTTAATTCCTGAAAAACTAAAATCAAATCTTGAAACTTTTGGTTTAGTAATTTTTAAAAAGTTTCTATCTCCCTTATAGTACATCTTATCTATTACAGGTCCACCTGGATATCCAAGTCCTAGAACTCTTGCAACCTTATCACAACTTTCTCCCACTGCATCATCTAAAGTTTCTCCAATATTAATAAAATTATGATTTTCATCAATATATATAATATTAGTGTGTCCACCAGATACAACAAGAGAAATACAAGGTAACTCTACATCATGTTCTAAGAAATTTGCATACATATGTCCCTTAATATGATGAACTGGAATAATAGAAATATTTTTTGCATAAGATAAACCTTTTGCAAATGAAATTCCGACAAGTAAAGCTCCAATAAGTCCTGGAGCATAAGTTACTGCAATATAGTCTACATCATCTAAGGTAATTTTAGCTTCTTCTAAACTTTCTTCAAGTACAGTAGCTATATTTTTAATATGTTGTCTTGAAGCAATTTCTGGTACAACTCCACCATATTCTTTATGAATTTCAATTTGAGAAGAAATATTATTTGATAAAATTTCCTTCCCATCTTTTATAACTGCAATAGAAGTTTCATCACATGAACTTTCTATACCTAAAATAATCATTCTTCTTCCTCCTCCAAAGAAGATATTGCCTTTTTTATATCTCCATACAAGAAACCTTTTCTTAATATGCTTTCAACTTTCTTCTTGTGTTCCTTATTACCTAATTTTACCCAAAGTTGTTTTATTTTTTCTATTTGATTGTCTTTTTCATCTTCAAGAACTTCAGAGACTATTTCCCTATCCACTCCCATTTGATAAAGAATAAAAGATAATTTCTTTGTTCCATAATTAGAATGTTGTGTTGCATAAGATTTTGCTTTCTCATAGTCATCTAAATAACCTTTCTCTTCAAAATCTTCTACAACATCTTCAACTATATCTGCAAAACCAATTTTCTCTATCAATTTATTTTTTAATTCTTTTTTAAAATAATCTCTTTTAGCTAACATAGTATAAGCTGATAGCTTAATTCTAAAATAAATTAAAGAATAAAAAGTTTCATCATCAAGACTTGTTTTATCTTTTAAATCAAACTTAGAAAACATTTCTTTGGTTAGATAGATAATTTTATCATCACCAAGAATAAGTTTATTTCCCTTAATCGTTATTTTCTTCAACTGCATCATCATCTATTTCAAGATTTTCATCATCAGTATCATCAGAAGCAACTTCTTTTTTAGATTTTTTCTTTTTCTTATCAACAGGACCTTTTGCAATAGCTTCTTTTAAATCTGCTTCAACTTGTGCTAATAATTCTGGATTTGTTTCCAATTCTGCTCTTACTTTTTCTTTTCCTTGTCCTATACTTTGGTCTCTAAAACTGAACCAAGAACCAGCTTTAACTATAATATCTTTTGCAACAGCTGCATCTATAATTTCTCCAACCTTTGAAATTCCTTTTCCATATAGTATTTCAAATGCTGCTTCTTTAAATGGTGGTGCTACCTTATTTTTAGTTACTTTTACAACAACTTCACTTCCTATTGGATCATCACCTTGTTTTACTGTACCCATCTTTTTAACTTCCATTCTAACTGATGAATAGAATTTAAGTGCTTTTCCACCAGTTGTTGTAGTTGTAGGTCCATAAGTTACACCAATTTTTTCTCTGATTTGGTTGATAAAAATCATTGTAGTCTTATACTTATTCAAATTTCCTGTTAATTTTCTTAAACCTTTTGACATAAGTCTTGCTTGTAATCCCATTTGTTGATCTGACATTTCACCATCTATTTCTGCTTTTGGAACAAGAGCTGCAACTGAGTCAATTACAATTAAATCTATAGCTCCTGATCTAACAAGAGTATCAGCAATTTCAAGTGCTTGTTCTCCATAGTCTGGTTGAGAAATTAAAAGTTCATCTATGTCAACACCTAACGCTTTTGCATAAACTGGGTCAAGAGCATGCTCAGCATCAATAAATGCTACTGTTCCACCTTGTTTTTGACATTCAGCTATAATATGTAAAGCAAGAGTTGTTTTACCTGAACTTTCTGCTCCATATATTTCAATAATTCTTCCTTTAGGTACTCCTCCAATTCCTAAAGCTATATCCAAATTTATACTTCCTGTTGGAATAGATTCTACATTCATAGAACTTTTTTCTCCCAATTTCATAATAAGTCCAGAACCAAAACCTTTTGTAATCGCTGCCATGGCGTCTTTGACTGCTTTTTCTTTTCCTTCTTTATCTGTTATTTTTGAATCTGGGATACTTTTATCTTTTTTTGCTGCCATTCTTTTTTCACTCCTTATTTTCTATTATTTTAAAAACTTTTTCATAACTTAATTCTTTCATACATTTAAAATGTTTCTTTGGACAAATCTTATCTCCATGTAAACTACAAGGTGAACAGTCAATTTTATTATAGACTAACACATCATTTTCTCCAAAATCAAACATTCCTGGACTTGTTGGTCCAAATATTACAAATGTTTTACATCCAACACCTCTTGCTATATGAAAAGGTCCTGAATCATTTGTTAGTAAAAAACTTGTTTGTGAAAGTAAAGCTCCTGTTTCCTTTAAACTTAATTTTCCTGCTAGATTTATAACAGAATTTTCACTTATCTTTTCTATTTTATCACATCTTTCACAATCTTCTTTACCACCTATTAAAATTACCTTTTTTCCATAAGCTTCATATAGTTTTTTAGCAAGTTTTCCAAAACCTTCAATAGTCCATTTTTTAGTTTCTTTTGAAGCTCCAACTGCAAAAGCTATATAGTCTTTATATTCTTTAAATTTTTCTTTTAGCTCAGGTTCAAATGAAAAATTTAATTTTTCTCCCTGATATTCTAAGTTGAAATCTTTAAAAGCTGAAAAATAATTTTTAATTATAGTATTATCAACCTTATATTTTATTAATTTTAAATTTACAAGTATAGATTTCCAAAAAGCTCTTTTTTTATATGTATAAGCCTTTACTCTATAAAATTTACTTAAAACAAAGGTAATTATCTTTGAACGAAATTTAGAATGTAAATCAAATACATAATCATAATCATTTTTTGAAAGTTCTTTGCTAAATTTTATTAAATTAAAAAGACCATCATTTTTTTCTTTATCATAAAGCAATAAATTATCTACATAAGGAGATAAACTTATAGCATCTCTAAATTTATCTATCACTAAAAAATCTATTATATAGTTTGGATATTTTTCTTTAAATGCTTTAAGTACCGCTGTTGTAAGTATTACATCTCCTATTGAACTTAATCTTATAACTAATATTCTTTTATGATTTTCCAATTTATTTTCCTCTAATTATATTTTTTAATTTTGAAAAAAAAGTTAAATATTTTCTAAGTAATATTGCACCTTTATAATAAAAACTTTTTTTATCATAGTCAATTTCTATTCCTACACTATCTTCTAAATACATCATTTCAAAGATTTCTCCAAATTTTCCATATTTATTTTTCTGAAATTTTGAATCAATTATATATACTTCTTTTTCAGGAGATATTAAAAAATTGTTAATATGTGAATCTCCGTGTAAATATCCCATAGAATGTATTTTCTTTAGTTCTTCTACTACTAAGTCAATGTCATCTACTGTTGGTTCATTTCCTTCAACATATTCATACATTAAGTACTCTTTATTATAGAAAATAGGTTTAGCAGTTTTAAGTCCCAAAGAATTTATTTTCTCCATTTGATAATATTCTCTTTTACTCTCAGAGCCCCTAAAAAAATTTAAAAATCTTTGCCATTTTCTTTTATTTTTTTCTCTTGACTCTTTATATACAAATTTTTTATTACCATATGGCTCTAATTCAAAGACATAGACATAACTTCTATGGTCATCTTTTAAAACCTTTATAATTTTTTCTGGAATCTTATTTTTACTCATTGCCTTTCACCTTTTTATTGTCAATACTAGAAATATAATTGTAAATCTCATTTTCTATTAAATCTGGAGTAATTTCTCTCATACACCTAAAATGTTTTTCAGGACAAGAATTCCCACCATGTATTGCACAAGGACGACAATATAAACCGTTTATTTCAAAAACTTTACTATTTTGAGACCAAGGAAAGAAGCCAAATTCTCTAACTGTTGGACCAAAAATTCCTATTATTCTTGTATCTGGAAAGGCTGATGTTATATGTATAGGAGCAGAATCATTTGAGACAACCAAAACAGCTCTTTTTGTAAGTTCTGCCAATTCCAATAAAGTAATCTCTCCTCTTAAATCTAAAACTTTTGAATCAAGATTTAACTCTATTTCTTTTTCTTCTTTTCCACCTGTTATAACTATCAGTAAATCATCTCTTTTAACTAAGTTTTGAATTAAAATTCTAAAATATTCTTCTGGCCATTTTTTTGTAAACCATTTACTTCCAGGAGCTATAAGTATTATTTTTTTATTATTTGATAATTTTTTAAGTAAAGTATCAATTTTAATTTTATCTTTTTCACTTGGATACATTTCAAGTTCATATCTTTTAGTATTATCATCTATAAAAGAGAGTAGCTTTTCAACTTCATGTTTTGTTTTATCATATTTAATTTTTTTATTATATACAAAAGCTAAACTTGCAATATCATAGCCTACTCTAATACTAGCTCCACTCAAAAGAGATAAAATACTACTTCTTAGATATCTATGTGGTGTTAAGCAAACATCTATCTTTAATTTTCTAATTTTTCTAATAAAAGAAATAAATGCTTTGAAGCCCTTATCTTTTCCTCTTTTATCATAGACAATAATTTCTTTAATTTTTGGGTTATTTTTTAATATTTCTTTTCCCAAAGTTGTTGTTAGATAATAGATATTAGAATCAGGATATTTTTCTTTTACCTTTGATACTAAAGCTGTAGATAATACAATATCTCCAATAAAAGCTGTATGTATTATTAAAATATTCATTTTAATGCCTCTAATATTACTTTAACAACTTTGTCTTCCATTTCTTCAGTAAAGTTATCAAAGTATGGGTTTTTGTAATCCTCTTTTGGATTATTTTCATCAGGAATTATATACTTCACATTAGAATTACCTAAAATTCCCCATCTAGTAGGGCTTTGAGTTTTTTTATGAGGATAGATAGCTACAATATTTTTACCTAATGCTCCTGCAATATGAGTTGGACCTGTTGAAGCTCCAAAATATACATCTGCTCTATCTATGATTGAAGCAGTATTTAAAATACTTGCTCCATTAGAAAAAGTAAAAATCTTATCTTTTCCAATATCCTTACAAAGCTTTTCTGTTCTTTCTTCATCAGAAATATGGCTTGTAATAATAATATTTAGGTCTGGTATTTTTTCTTTAACTTTTTTTAATATGCCAACATATTGTTTATCAGTTATATTTTTAGCAGAACCCCCTATAAAAGGATTTACCACTAAGCATTTTCCTTCAATAGAATTTTCTTTAAAATATACATCTGCTACTTTTTTATTCTCATTTGTAAGTATCAATTTTGTATTTAATTCATAAAGCTCTTCAAATCTTTTTTTATCAAGCTTTGCAACTAAGTCTAAGTTATACTGTCCTTCATTTTTAATAGATAAAGATCTTTTTTGTAGAATACCTTTGTTATATGTAAAAAATGAACTTAATTTTGAAATAGGTCCTATTCTTATTTTAGCTTTACTTGCTCTAGCAAGAGAAGCAACATAACTATCATTGTATAAAGCTATAAAAACATCTGCCTTAAAATATGCAATTTTTTCTAAAAGCTCTGCTTTAGTATATTCATCAATTATTACAATCCTATCAATATATGGAAGATTTTTTACTATATCTACATTATATTTTCTAACAATGACTACAAGCTCTGCACTAGGATACATTTTTTTTAACATAAAAAAACTTGGTATTGATAGAATTAAATCTCCAATTTTATCTGTTCTTGAAACTAAAATTCTTTTAATTTCCATCGTTTCCTTCTCCTTCAATATAGGAACCATTTTTGTATATTTCTCTTAATTTATAGTATTTAACCATAGTATAAAGTGAACTTGTTGTGGCTAACAAAAAGCCCTCAAGTCCATCTAAAAAACCAAGTCTTACTATATACATTCTTAAAAACTTATATATTGGACTTAATACTATTGAGATAAGACTGGCTTTTTTACCTTTTTTATAATATTCAATAGCTCCCAGTGTTGTATATTTATTAAATTTTTCAAAATAGTCAGCTAAATCTGAATAGCTATGATGATAAATATATTTATGAAGTTTTGCTATTTCTTGAGTTGTCACAAATTCTTCATGTACACTATTTTCATTATAACTTCCAGCATTCTTTCTAAAAAGTCTTATTCTATATGTATTACTCCAACCGCCATGTTTTATTTTTTTATTAAAACACACAGACATAAAATTTATTTTATAAACTTTATAACGACTATTTTCTTTAATTCCTTTTATTTTATTTGCAAGTTCTGGTGAAATTTCTTCATCTGCATCAATATTTAATATCCAATCAGAAGTTGATAGTTCAATAGCCTTATTTCTTTGTGGACCATAGCCAAGCCATTGTTGATATACAAATTTTGCTCCAAATTTTTTAGCTATTTCCTCTGTTCTATCAGTTGAACCACTATCTACAATTACAATTTCATCTGCAAAATCTTGAACTGATTTTAGGGTTCTCTCCAAATTTTTCTCTTCATTTAATGTTATCATTGCAACAGTTAAGGTCATATCCACCTCCAATTTTAACTACGATATCCAACCATATATTTTACCTAAAATTAAATTTCTAGCAATCAATAAATTAATCTTAAATTTTTTAGGAGTATATCTTCTGAGCTCAATTCTTCTTATCATATCCCAATTTGCTTTCATAGAGTTAGTTCCTTTTTTAGTTGAAATAAAACCAACAACTCCTAGCTCCTTTAATATTTTAATTGTTTCTTTACTTCTATGTCCCCAAGGCCAACAGAAAAATTTAACTTGATTTCCTAAATTCTTTTCTATCAATTTTTTATTTTCTAAAAAATCTTCTTCTATTCTTTTCTTGTACTCTATTTCACTTTCATCAGAAAAATATTCAGTGTTCTTATCAATAAATTCTTGACATTTTTTTAAAATTTCATTTTTATCTGTAATTTTATTTTCAATATTTTCTTTATAAAATCTTTTAAAAATTTTATAAAATTCTTTTTTTATTATTTTAGCCTTTCCTGAATATTCTCCTCTCTTAGCAAAGATAGGAAAATCATCTTCAAGTTCTCCATATAGATATAGTTCAGGTGCTTCTATTCTTTCTTTTTTTGTAAGCCCTTCTATCTTAATATCTTTAAATATTGCCATATGTTTATGAGAATGTGCTTGAAAATCAATTAAACCACTGTCATACATTTCTTTTATTTCTTCCCAAGACATATATTGATTAATAGTTGCTTTACCATTCTCAATATATTTTTTCATGGCTTCTAAATTTACAGTATTATTATCTTTTATTTCAGGTTCATTTTCTCTTTTGTCCATAATGTACAAAGTATTTAAAAAAATTGTTGCTTTCATATTATATTTTTTTAACAATGGAAATACATATTTAAAATTATCATAATATCCATCATCAAAAGTTAAAAGCATAGAATTTTTATTTATGTTATTATTATAATATTCTGAAATTGTTATAGTTTTCATATTA includes the following:
- a CDS encoding sodium/glutamate symporter gives rise to the protein MTSKIFMDLLNSLGLLGLFLILGTFLRAKIKFFQTTFIPASVIGGFLLLILGPICFNIIKIPEEWLKIFSLTPGVLIVPIVASVPLGLKSSSEKKSMKNILPLAFIGIAIAMLQFGFGFSAQYIFPNYDFYKTFGWELGIGFVGGHGTAGLLGNMLQSANLDFWEIAQGVATTTATFGLVGGILIGMLLINIASRKNFTAILKKPGDIPESFKIGFVKDIENQPKLGRETTLTSSVDTLAFHAAIIFGVCLISSQLQNLIKEYKIPILDKISIWAYAMIIMFIVWKLFNKFKIDFLIDSNTKSRISGSLTEFAVTAAIASLPIKAVFSYLVPILFIVVVGFIVTTLFLFYMCKFFIKDYWFEHMIATFGMATGVFLTGILLLRICDPDFKSPVLANYSLSYTITSVVYFVFLNVILTLLLTKGLFFGMSFTFIVGILFTIAAIISSKILLKDK
- a CDS encoding cupin domain-containing protein, which produces MKKILLFTLFIGICMSGVASTKEKNPNLLKQVYKKEELITLDKEKVAGGNGTLHGKFAFTRDMATEEDAIKEIGWMTLNKGESIGVHPHKNNEDTYIIVSGEGIFTDGSGRETVVKAGDVTIARPNQYHGLRNEKDEPLVFLDIIAQNHALKAEK
- the tsaD gene encoding tRNA (adenosine(37)-N6)-threonylcarbamoyltransferase complex transferase subunit TsaD — encoded protein: MIILGIESSCDETSIAVIKDGKEILSNNISSQIEIHKEYGGVVPEIASRQHIKNIATVLEESLEEAKITLDDVDYIAVTYAPGLIGALLVGISFAKGLSYAKNISIIPVHHIKGHMYANFLEHDVELPCISLVVSGGHTNIIYIDENHNFINIGETLDDAVGESCDKVARVLGLGYPGGPVIDKMYYKGDRNFLKITKPKVSRFDFSFSGIKTAIINFDNNMKMKNQEYKKEDLAASFLGTVVDILCDKTLDAAVEKNVKTIMLAGGVAANSLLRSQLAEKAAEKGIKVIYPSMKLCTDNAAMIAEAAYYKLKNAKNEEEIFAGLDLNGVASLMVSDEKVI
- a CDS encoding regulatory protein RecX, with the translated sequence MQLKKITIKGNKLILGDDKIIYLTKEMFSKFDLKDKTSLDDETFYSLIYFRIKLSAYTMLAKRDYFKKELKNKLIEKIGFADIVEDVVEDFEEKGYLDDYEKAKSYATQHSNYGTKKLSFILYQMGVDREIVSEVLEDEKDNQIEKIKQLWVKLGNKEHKKKVESILRKGFLYGDIKKAISSLEEEEE
- the recA gene encoding recombinase RecA, whose translation is MAAKKDKSIPDSKITDKEGKEKAVKDAMAAITKGFGSGLIMKLGEKSSMNVESIPTGSINLDIALGIGGVPKGRIIEIYGAESSGKTTLALHIIAECQKQGGTVAFIDAEHALDPVYAKALGVDIDELLISQPDYGEQALEIADTLVRSGAIDLIVIDSVAALVPKAEIDGEMSDQQMGLQARLMSKGLRKLTGNLNKYKTTMIFINQIREKIGVTYGPTTTTTGGKALKFYSSVRMEVKKMGTVKQGDDPIGSEVVVKVTKNKVAPPFKEAAFEILYGKGISKVGEIIDAAVAKDIIVKAGSWFSFRDQSIGQGKEKVRAELETNPELLAQVEADLKEAIAKGPVDKKKKKSKKEVASDDTDDENLEIDDDAVEENND
- a CDS encoding glycosyltransferase family 9 protein, whose translation is MENHKRILVIRLSSIGDVILTTAVLKAFKEKYPNYIIDFLVIDKFRDAISLSPYVDNLLLYDKEKNDGLFNLIKFSKELSKNDYDYVFDLHSKFRSKIITFVLSKFYRVKAYTYKKRAFWKSILVNLKLIKYKVDNTIIKNYFSAFKDFNLEYQGEKLNFSFEPELKEKFKEYKDYIAFAVGASKETKKWTIEGFGKLAKKLYEAYGKKVILIGGKEDCERCDKIEKISENSVINLAGKLSLKETGALLSQTSFLLTNDSGPFHIARGVGCKTFVIFGPTSPGMFDFGENDVLVYNKIDCSPCSLHGDKICPKKHFKCMKELSYEKVFKIIENKE
- a CDS encoding lipopolysaccharide core heptose(II) kinase RfaY, with amino-acid sequence MSKNKIPEKIIKVLKDDHRSYVYVFELEPYGNKKFVYKESREKNKRKWQRFLNFFRGSESKREYYQMEKINSLGLKTAKPIFYNKEYLMYEYVEGNEPTVDDIDLVVEELKKIHSMGYLHGDSHINNFLISPEKEVYIIDSKFQKNKYGKFGEIFEMMYLEDSVGIEIDYDKKSFYYKGAILLRKYLTFFSKLKNIIRGK
- a CDS encoding glycosyltransferase family 9 protein, with the protein product MNILIIHTAFIGDIVLSTALVSKVKEKYPDSNIYYLTTTLGKEILKNNPKIKEIIVYDKRGKDKGFKAFISFIRKIRKLKIDVCLTPHRYLRSSILSLLSGASIRVGYDIASLAFVYNKKIKYDKTKHEVEKLLSFIDDNTKRYELEMYPSEKDKIKIDTLLKKLSNNKKIILIAPGSKWFTKKWPEEYFRILIQNLVKRDDLLIVITGGKEEKEIELNLDSKVLDLRGEITLLELAELTKRAVLVVSNDSAPIHITSAFPDTRIIGIFGPTVREFGFFPWSQNSKVFEINGLYCRPCAIHGGNSCPEKHFRCMREITPDLIENEIYNYISSIDNKKVKGNE
- a CDS encoding glycosyltransferase family 9 protein — protein: MEIKRILVSRTDKIGDLILSIPSFFMLKKMYPSAELVVIVRKYNVDIVKNLPYIDRIVIIDEYTKAELLEKIAYFKADVFIALYNDSYVASLARASKAKIRIGPISKLSSFFTYNKGILQKRSLSIKNEGQYNLDLVAKLDKKRFEELYELNTKLILTNENKKVADVYFKENSIEGKCLVVNPFIGGSAKNITDKQYVGILKKVKEKIPDLNIIITSHISDEERTEKLCKDIGKDKIFTFSNGASILNTASIIDRADVYFGASTGPTHIAGALGKNIVAIYPHKKTQSPTRWGILGNSNVKYIIPDENNPKEDYKNPYFDNFTEEMEDKVVKVILEALK
- a CDS encoding glycosyltransferase family 2 protein; this translates as MTLTVAMITLNEEKNLERTLKSVQDFADEIVIVDSGSTDRTEEIAKKFGAKFVYQQWLGYGPQRNKAIELSTSDWILNIDADEEISPELANKIKGIKENSRYKVYKINFMSVCFNKKIKHGGWSNTYRIRLFRKNAGSYNENSVHEEFVTTQEIAKLHKYIYHHSYSDLADYFEKFNKYTTLGAIEYYKKGKKASLISIVLSPIYKFLRMYIVRLGFLDGLEGFLLATTSSLYTMVKYYKLREIYKNGSYIEGEGNDGN
- a CDS encoding polysaccharide deacetylase family protein, with product MVYILIIIAILVILLLAFNKSAVPVFLYHQVNPISSNVSPEIFEEHLKIIKKYNMKTITISEYYNNNINKNSMLLTFDDGYYDNFKYVFPLLKKYNMKATIFLNTLYIMDKRENEPEIKDNNTVNLEAMKKYIENGKATINQYMSWEEIKEMYDSGLIDFQAHSHKHMAIFKDIKIEGLTKKERIEAPELYLYGELEDDFPIFAKRGEYSGKAKIIKKEFYKIFKRFYKENIENKITDKNEILKKCQEFIDKNTEYFSDESEIEYKKRIEEDFLENKKLIEKNLGNQVKFFCWPWGHRSKETIKILKELGVVGFISTKKGTNSMKANWDMIRRIELRRYTPKKFKINLLIARNLILGKIYGWIS